A single Rhopalosiphum padi isolate XX-2018 chromosome 4, ASM2088224v1, whole genome shotgun sequence DNA region contains:
- the LOC132929686 gene encoding large ribosomal subunit protein uL10 has product MGREDKATWKANYFVKLVSLLDEFPKCFIVGADNVGSKQMQQIRISLRGNAVVLMGKNTMMRKAIKGHIDRNQSLEKIMPHIRGNVGFVFTRSDLVEIRDKLLENKVRAPARPGAIAPCPVVIPAQNTGLGPEKTSFFQALSIPTKISKGTIEIINDVHILKEGDKVGASEATLLNMLNISPFSYGLAVQMVYDSGTIFEPEILDIKPEDLLKTFLIGVSQVTAACLAISYPTIVSAPHMLINGFKNLVAVAAETEIEFKEATTFKEYLKDPSKFAVAVAAPVESAAPAKEAKKEEKVESEEEEDDDMGFGLFD; this is encoded by the exons ATGGGTAGAGAGGACAAAGCAACCTGGAAAGCTAACTACTTTGTTAAGTTGGTG AGTTTACTTGACGAGTTcccaaaatgttttattgtggGAGCCGACAATGTGGGTTCCAAACAGATGCAGCAAATCCGTATCAGTCTTCGTGGAAACGCTGTCGTACTGATGGGCAAGAACACGATGATGAGGAAGGCGATAAAAGGTCACATTGACAGAAATCAATCTCTTGAAAA gatCATGCCTCACATCAGAGGAAATGTTGGATTTGTTTTTACTCGTAGTGATTTGGTTGAGATCCGTGATAAGCTTTTGGAAAACAAAGTCCGTGCTCCAGCTCGTCCTGGTGCTATTGCGCCTTGCCCTGTTGTTATTCCTGCCCAAAACACTGGTCTTGGACCGGAAAAGACTTCTTTCTTCCAGGCTCTGTCTATTCCAACTAAAATCTCCAAGGGAACAATTGAAATCATT AACGATGTGCACATTTTAAAAGAAGGTGACAAAGTAGGAGCTTCTGAGGCAACATTATTGAATATGTTGAATATTTCTCCATTTTCATATGGTTTAGCTGTACAGATGGTATATGATTCTGGAACTATCTTTGAACCTGAAATCTTAGATATCAAGCCAGAAGATTTATTGAAAACTTTCTTAata ggaGTTTCTCAAGTAACAGCGGCATGTCTTGCAATCAGCTATCCAACTATTGTGTCTGCTCCTCACATGTTGATCAATGGTTTCAAGAACTTGGTTGCAGTTGCTGCTGAAACTGAAATTGAATTCAAAGAAGCTACAACTTTCAAGGAATATCTTAag gaTCCATCCAAGTTTGCTGTTGCCGTTGCAGCTCCTGTAGAAAGTGCAGCTCCAGCTAAAGAAGCCAAGAAAGAAGAAAAGGTAGAAAGTGAAGAAGAAGAAGACGATGATATGGGTTTCGGTCTATTTGACTAA